In the Candidatus Methylomirabilota bacterium genome, one interval contains:
- a CDS encoding response regulator transcription factor, whose translation MPRILIVDDEPEMVRGLEDNLRFEGYQTLSATNGADGLTLALKEGPDLIILDIMMPKMSGWDVLRGLRQKGRDLPVVMLTARGEEVDRVLGLELGADDYVTKPFSLRELLARVRAVLRRPGPRQRLEEFAFGDVRLHFRARQVFKAGREIRLTRKELDLLHYLVEHPGEVITRDRLLDEVWGYERFPTTRTVDTHVLRLRQKLEGDPEHPVHILTAHGQGYRFVAP comes from the coding sequence GTGCCGCGGATCCTGATCGTCGATGACGAGCCGGAGATGGTGCGCGGTCTCGAGGACAACCTCCGCTTCGAGGGCTACCAAACACTGTCGGCGACGAACGGCGCCGATGGGCTGACCCTGGCCTTGAAGGAGGGCCCGGACCTCATCATCCTCGACATCATGATGCCGAAGATGAGCGGCTGGGACGTTCTCCGGGGGCTCCGCCAGAAGGGGCGCGACCTCCCGGTCGTCATGCTGACGGCCCGGGGGGAGGAGGTCGACCGGGTGCTGGGGTTGGAGCTGGGCGCCGACGACTACGTCACCAAGCCGTTCTCGCTCCGCGAGCTGCTGGCGCGGGTGCGGGCGGTGCTCCGGCGGCCGGGGCCCCGGCAGCGGCTCGAGGAGTTCGCCTTCGGTGATGTCCGGCTCCACTTTCGGGCCCGTCAGGTCTTCAAGGCCGGCCGGGAGATCCGCCTCACGCGGAAAGAGTTGGACCTGCTCCACTACCTGGTCGAGCACCCGGGGGAGGTCATCACTCGCGACCGGCTCCTCGACGAGGTGTGGGGATACGAGCGGTTCCCCACGACCCGGACGGTCGACACGCACGTCCTGCGGCTCCGACAGAAGCTGGAGGGAGATCCCGAGCATCCCGTGCACATCCTCACCGCGCACGGCCAAGGCTACAGGTTCGTCGCGCCATGA
- a CDS encoding radical SAM protein: protein MAFSVGIGLTNECNLRCPHCYRPDMVIDRLTLEDVERVCASIPIRSMNLGVGENGLHPDYRAILETLWERGIKTSMTSNSLSLDVLPDDAVKRFHSVEFSLDFPSEREHDAFRGAGNWRAVHSGIERCATLGVPATVTAVMMRTNYNRLADLARVAAACGANLRVNIYQPAKTDRFTLSYEEFWEGFRRLLGAARLVATTEPVLAAVLGWPGFAGPGCGRSTVRVAPDGRVLPCTYWPTSQLTLADLERLGEGIAGSAEFVAAREMPAACIGCPCRGGCAGRRAVLGKLHEADPYCPFARRDRVVIDWEPAAVADLPKLGSACTTVVSTL, encoded by the coding sequence ATGGCGTTCTCCGTCGGCATCGGGCTGACCAACGAGTGCAACCTCCGGTGTCCGCACTGCTACCGGCCGGACATGGTGATCGACCGGTTGACGCTGGAGGACGTCGAGCGCGTGTGCGCGAGCATCCCGATCCGGTCGATGAACCTGGGCGTCGGCGAGAACGGTCTCCACCCCGACTATCGGGCCATCCTCGAGACGCTCTGGGAGCGCGGCATCAAGACGAGCATGACCTCCAACAGCCTGAGCCTGGACGTCCTCCCCGACGACGCGGTCAAGCGCTTTCACAGTGTCGAGTTTTCGCTGGACTTCCCCTCCGAGCGCGAGCACGACGCCTTCCGCGGCGCCGGGAATTGGCGCGCGGTCCATTCCGGGATCGAGCGCTGCGCGACGCTCGGCGTGCCGGCCACGGTCACCGCGGTGATGATGCGAACCAATTACAACCGGCTGGCCGACCTCGCCCGGGTCGCCGCCGCCTGCGGCGCGAACCTCCGGGTCAACATCTATCAGCCGGCGAAGACCGACCGCTTCACGCTGAGCTACGAGGAGTTCTGGGAGGGCTTCCGCCGGCTGCTCGGCGCCGCCCGCCTGGTGGCGACGACCGAGCCCGTGCTCGCCGCCGTCCTCGGGTGGCCGGGCTTCGCCGGGCCCGGGTGCGGCCGGAGCACGGTCCGCGTCGCCCCCGACGGCCGGGTCCTGCCGTGCACCTACTGGCCGACCAGCCAGTTGACGCTCGCGGACCTCGAGCGGCTGGGGGAGGGGATCGCCGGGAGCGCGGAGTTCGTCGCGGCCCGTGAGATGCCGGCCGCCTGCATCGGCTGTCCGTGCCGGGGCGGCTGCGCGGGCCGACGGGCGGTCCTGGGCAAGCTCCACGAGGCCGACCCGTACTGCCCATTCGCCCGCCGGGACCGCGTCGTGATCGACTGGGAGCCCGCCGCAGTTGCGGACCTGCCGAAGCTCGGAAGCGCCTGCACGACCGTCGTCTCGACCCTCTAG
- a CDS encoding glycosyltransferase encodes MSAIQLVVGLAYLAVLLGLFLYGLNAYILVVLHARHRRRAEAAPAPSPPAVWPPVTVQLPLYNERYVAQRLLGAVARLDYPADRLEIQVLDDSDDDTTSILAEVARRLRAEGINVVHLHRTERAGFKAGALEAGLKEARGEFVAVFDADFVPAADFLRRAIPHFADPTVAVVQARWGHLNREFSVLTMAQSIGIDGHFAVEQSGRCWAKLLLNFNGTAGVWRKTAIEDAGGWTHDTLTEDLDLSYRAQLRGWRIVYRPEIVCPAELPVLITGFKSQQRRWAKGSIQTARKLLPTVLRSSLPVWVKYQAAVHLTYYMIHPLMLTIVLLSAPVLGLREVELSPLLVAAVAVAIGVATFGPGTMLVYGQRVLYPDWRRYAWRLPTIMTIGVGVAWSTTLAVLSAFWSCDREFVRTPKFGIGPEGGQWRGKAYVDRRRVGSLVEILLGLYCAWTTWLFWREGNYGALPFLALYATGFLTVGILTIRHSRPS; translated from the coding sequence ATGTCGGCGATCCAATTGGTCGTGGGCCTCGCCTATCTGGCCGTGCTGCTCGGCCTGTTCCTCTACGGGCTCAACGCCTACATCCTCGTCGTCCTCCACGCCCGGCACCGGCGCCGAGCCGAGGCGGCGCCCGCCCCATCGCCGCCGGCCGTATGGCCCCCGGTCACGGTGCAGCTTCCCCTCTACAACGAGCGCTATGTCGCCCAGCGGCTCCTCGGAGCGGTCGCCCGCCTCGACTACCCGGCCGACCGACTCGAGATCCAGGTCCTCGACGACTCCGACGACGACACGACGAGCATCCTGGCCGAGGTCGCTCGCCGCCTGCGTGCCGAGGGGATCAACGTCGTGCACCTCCACCGGACGGAGCGCGCCGGCTTCAAGGCCGGGGCGCTGGAGGCGGGCCTCAAGGAGGCCCGCGGCGAGTTCGTCGCCGTCTTCGACGCCGACTTCGTGCCAGCGGCCGACTTCCTTCGCCGCGCCATCCCGCACTTCGCCGATCCGACGGTGGCGGTGGTGCAGGCCCGCTGGGGGCACCTGAACCGTGAGTTCTCTGTGCTGACCATGGCCCAGTCGATCGGCATCGACGGCCACTTCGCGGTGGAGCAGTCCGGGCGCTGCTGGGCGAAGCTCCTGCTGAACTTCAACGGGACTGCGGGCGTTTGGCGCAAGACGGCGATCGAGGATGCCGGCGGCTGGACGCACGACACGCTCACCGAGGACCTCGACCTGAGCTACCGAGCCCAGCTCCGCGGCTGGCGGATCGTCTACCGGCCGGAGATCGTCTGCCCGGCCGAGCTGCCGGTCCTGATCACCGGCTTCAAGTCGCAGCAGCGGCGCTGGGCGAAAGGCTCGATCCAGACGGCGCGCAAGCTCCTGCCCACCGTGCTGCGCTCCTCCCTCCCGGTCTGGGTCAAGTACCAGGCGGCGGTGCACCTCACCTACTACATGATCCACCCCCTCATGCTCACGATCGTGCTGCTCTCCGCCCCCGTGCTCGGCCTGCGGGAGGTCGAGCTCTCGCCCCTGCTCGTGGCGGCGGTCGCCGTCGCGATCGGGGTGGCCACCTTCGGACCCGGCACGATGCTCGTCTACGGCCAGCGCGTGCTCTACCCCGACTGGCGGCGCTACGCCTGGCGACTCCCGACGATCATGACGATCGGGGTCGGGGTGGCCTGGAGCACCACGCTGGCGGTGCTGAGCGCCTTCTGGAGCTGTGATCGCGAGTTCGTCCGCACGCCGAAGTTCGGGATTGGCCCCGAGGGCGGGCAATGGCGCGGGAAGGCCTACGTCGACCGGCGGCGCGTGGGGAGCCTGGTCGAGATCCTGCTCGGCCTCTACTGCGCCTGGACCACGTGGCTCTTCTGGCGCGAGGGGAATTACGGGGCGCTCCCCTTCCTCGCTCTGTACGCCACGGGCTTCCTGACCGTCGGCATCCTCACGATCCGGCACTCGCGGCCCTCGTGA